The genomic window CCGTGGTTTCAAAGATGACGGCCAGGACTTGGTCATAGTTAAAAGCGTTTGCTTCGCGCAGTTTGCCATGCACGTCGGACCGAGTCAGGTTGGCTCGCCGGAGATTTTCATCCAAGAATGTCCGCCCGGCCATCAATAACAAAGGTTCGTTGTCGACCCAATCTGCGATCCTTTTCGATCTGCAACGGACCGAGGCAATCAGCCACTGCGAAGCGTAGAGTGCCGCAATCGCGGTTAGGCCCAGGATCAGGCTGGGGCTGGGCGAGGAGATGGTCGAAGCGAACAACGATCCTACCGCAATCGTCATCGCAAAGTCCGCGGCCGACATTTTGGAGAAGCTACGGAGACCGGCGACACGTGTGTATACCAGAATCGCGGCGTAACAAACCAAACACGACAACAGGACCAGAAGGAGTTCGGTCCCTTCGGCGGCAAGCCATTTCTCTAGCAAAGATCGGACTCCAAATCAAAACGGTGGATCGAACGGAGTAGGCATGTGGCGAAATATGGCATGTGGCTTCAAATCGACCGACTTGGACGCGCTTCACGCAGGAGGGCTTCGCAGCGCTGACGTAAAATGTATCCCTCTAGTTGCAAATCGACCTCCGCCAGGGAGAACACGTCGTCACAGGTGATGCCCCATGTCTTAAAACCGACGGAATCAATAAAACGGCAATCCGCACCAAATGCCACATTGCGGATTGCCGTCGTCAGAGCGACCGAAGCGCACATCACACACGGTTCACCGGTTGCCACCAACCAGTGATCCTCCAGAGTTGTGGTCGCTAGGGCTTCACAGGCAGCGCGAATCGCCAACACTTCGGCATGAGCGGAGGGGTCGTTATTTGCGTCGACTCGATTGTATTCGGCACAAACGACTTGCCCGTCGGGGTCGATGATGGCTGCGCCAAAGGGGCTTTGGCCCTCGGCAAGTCCCTGCTCGCAAGCACGCAGGGCAACCCGCATCCAATTTTCTAGTTGTGAGCTGCTCATTGGTATACCAGCGAAGGCATGGGGATTGGGTACAGAAACGTTCGAGAAGTTGCGGGCGTTATGTCGATGATGCCTCGCCTGTCTAAAGCAACTACCGTGCCGATTGGGCTCGACAAAACCTTTCGCACGGTTGGCTACGGCTGTTGTTCGATCAGCTGATCGTCGGCGATCAGCCAAGCTCGCTCGCCGCGTTTCAGTTGCACCACATGCGTCCCGGTAAACTGTCCGATGGCCGGTAACACCAGGCAGTTTTGCGATAGCCAAAAGCACGGCAGTTTTCCCAATCGGTCCTGTCCTCGGCCCAGCGATACGGCAGGATGGAGATGCCCGCAAAGCAATAGATCCGCCCCGGGCGGCGGCGGTGTGGGATGGTGACCCAGGGCAACGTTTTCCATCAGCAGCCCCGGCGACACGACGTCGATCGACCATTCTGCTGGCAATGGCCCCACATGCGCGTCGTGATTGCCCCTTACCAACTGCCGCCCCACCTCGGCATGACGGTTAAAGAATGCGGTCACCGCGTCACGCACGTCCGTCGACAACGAAGACCGCGCGTGAAACATATCACCCAGGATCACCAGCTGCCGCGCAGACGTTGTCTCGAGCAGCCCCGAGATCGCGTCTAGAGTCGCTTGCGTACTACCTGCGGGGACCGGAATGCCATGTCGACGAAAGGTCGTGGATTTCCCCAAATGGGTATCCGCCACAAACAACGTTTCATGCTGCGGCCAGAACACCGCTCGCTGCGGAAACAGTTGCAATTCCGCGCCCTGCAGATTCACATCGATGTGCATGATCAGCCGTCCGCGGCCTTTTCCAACTGGTCCTGCATACGCCGGACGCGATCAGCCAGTGTTTCGCTACTGACCCGGTCGCGGAGTTTGTCGACCAAAAGCGGAAACGCCAGCGGTGTTGGTTTGGGAGGATCGGTGATCATTAACTCGCAGTTTTCCAGACGATCCAGAGCGGTGCTCAAGCGAGTTGACTCGAGCTGCAACTCCAAGACTTCACGGCGAGCCTGTTCCAACAGCAGATTGTCAGGATCGTATTGGCAGAAGACATCGAAGAACAGGTTACTGCTGGCCTGCACGTGGCTGGTACTCTTGCGCTGTCCCGGGTATCCCGGGTGTATCAATCCAGCCACCCGCGCGATCTGACGAAATTGACGTTTCGCCATTTCAGTCGCATTCATGCTGCTAAGAATGTCGGGAATCAGTTGTTCGGTATTCAGCAGCCGACGCGCCAACGGCAGATCCAATTCAATTTTGTGGGGGCTGTGCAGGACGAACCCGTAATCATTGCAGGCCATCGTAAAAGTGGTTTTGATCGTGCGTGAAATCCGATAGGCCCATAGCGCGGACAACCCTTCGTGCACCAAACGACCCTCGAAGGGAAACACGAACAAATGATGGATTCCGCGCGTTTTGATGCGTTCGATCAACAGTTGCTGCGGACCCGGCAGTACGCTCCAGCGGCGCTGGATGGCAAATAGACCGCGCAGAGCTTTCATCTCACGACCGACAAGCTTTCCCGCGGCGGCTTCGCCCAGTTTCTCTCGCATCGCGGCGCTCAATTCGCTCGACAGCGGCAGGCGGCCGCCCATCCATCGCGGCACACTGTCGGGCTGACCGGTCGCTTTGCGAACATACGCGACGTTGTCTTTAATTCGCGATAGTGACACCAGCTTGCCGGCAAACAGAAAGCGATCTCCGGGATTAAGCTTGGATAAAAAGTGCTCTTCGGCCGTGCCCAACGTCTTGCCTTTCAAGTACTTTACCTGCATCGACGCATCGGAGACGATCGTGCCGATATTCATCCGATGCATGCTGATGGTTCGCCGCAGGGAGACGCGATACAGACCGTCGACCACTTCGACGCGATGGAATTCGGGGTAGGCATGTAGGGCATCGCCGCCCTGCACGATGAATTTCAATACCCATTCCCATTCCTGTGCGGTGAGGGACTGGTACGCGCGTGTGGATCGCACTTCTTGCAGTAGTTTGTTTCGAGTAAACCCGCCCCCCACGGCGATGGTGACAGCATGTTGAGCCAGCACATCGAGCGGTTTGTTCAGCAACGGGCGAGCTTCCAGATGTCCGCTGCGGATGGCCTGTTGGGCCGCTGCCAACTCGATCAATTCGATAGCGTTGGTCGGCACAAACACCAAACGGCTGACCGCGTCGGGTTGGTGTCCGCTGCGGCCGGCCCGCTGCAGCAACCGGGCAGCGCCTTTGGGACTACCGATCTGCAGGACCAAATCAACGGCGGTAAAGTCGACGCCCAGATCCAGGCTGCTGGTGCACACGACCGCTCGCAGCTTGCCGTCACGAAGTCCGTCCTCAACCCAGCGACGTACTTTGGTGTCCAACGAACCGTGATGCAACGCAATTTTTCCCGCCCAGTCAGGTCGCTGTTTCAGCAGATGTTGGTACCAGCGTTCGGTCTGAGAGCGAGTGTTTGCGAACACCAGTGCACTCTTGACCTGATCCAACAATTCGGCCACCTGGGGCACCATTTTGATTCCGATGTGGCCTGACCAAGGAAAACGCTCCATTTTTTTGGGGATCGCTGATTCCAGCTTCAACCGCTTCTTGCGGTATCCTTCGATCCTCCGCACTTCCACGCTCGGATCGACTCCCATCAATGACTCTTCGGCTTCTGGCAAATTCCCCAGCGTCGCGGACACGCCCCAGGTCCGCAAGTTTGGGTTCAACATGCGCAGCCTTGCCAGCGCCAGTTCGGTTTGGATCCCGCGTTTAGTCCCCAGAAGTTCGTGCCATTCGTCGACGATCACGCCTTCCAGGGCGGCCAATTGCGGCAGGAGTTTTTCATGCGTCAACATCAGCGATAAACTTTCCGGCGTGGTCACCAGCGCGGTCGGCAGGCGTTTCAACTGCCGCGCCTTGGCACTGGCCTTACTATCGCCCGTGCGGGATTCCAGTCGCCACGGCATTCCCAATGCTTCTAGCGGTGCCCGCAACGAGGCTTCCGTGTCGCCGGCGAGGGCACGAAGCGGTGTAACCCACAGAACCCTCAGCGGAGGCGGACGTTTGGGATTCCAACGGCTTTGGTCCGGATTCGCTTTCAGCCAGGTCTGCAGCGGCCCCATCCAGACCGCCAGCGTTTTCCCCGTACCGGTTGCCGAATGCACCAACCCGCTGCAGCCCTGTCGGTACGCGCTCCAAACTGATCGTTGAAAACGGAACGGAGTCCAGCCGATTCGATGGAAATAATCATCGATAAGCGCGGTGGGCGTCGATCGTGGCGTGGTGGTTTGCAGCATCAAGTCTCGTTGGGCAAAAGTTGCAGCAGATCATCCAAATGATTGGCGTCTTGGGGCTGTTTGTCGTGACGCCAGCGGAGAATGCGGGGGAACCGTGTGGCGATCCCGCTCTTGTGTCGCTTGGACCGCTGCAATCCTTCAAAAGCCAGTTCCATCACCAATTGCGGTTGCACACTACGCACCGGACCAAAGGTATCTTGAGTGTGGCTTCGCACGAATTGATCGACTTGACGAATCTCCTTATCGGTCAAGCCACTATAGGCCTTGGCAAAGGGAACCAACGCTTCGCCGTCCCAGAGCGCAAAGGTATAGTCGGTAAACAAACTCGCGCGGCGACCGTGTCCTTTACGGGCGTAGATCAAAACCGCATCGATCGTGTAGGGCGCGACTTTCCATTTCCACCATGTCCCGCGAACACGGCCGACGTCATACACGGAATCTTTGCGTTTCAACATCAGACCTTCGGCGTTGTTTTGACGACTGTGTCCACGGATCGAGGCCCAGTCCGCCCAGTCGTTCGCCTTTAGTAGGTCGGTGATCTTTAGGTGGGGATGATCGACTGCCGACAACAGTTGTTCCAACTGGCGGCGACGCTGTGTCAGCGGAGTGGTACGCAGGTCCTGGCCCTGATGCTCCAGCAGATCGAAGGCGTGAAACACCACGGGAACTTCACTGAGCAATTTTTTGCCAACGGTTTTGCGACCGATGCGGCGTTGCAGCATCGCGAAGGGCAACACTTGACCGTCGGGCAGGCTGGCCAATATTTCTCCGTCCAAGACGGTGCCGTCGGGAAGGCAAGCAGCCGCGGATTCGATCTCCGGCCAGCGATTTTCCATCAGCTCTTCGCCGCGCGACCAGATGAAAGACTGCCCTTGACGTCGTATCACCTGCCCACGAATACCATCCCATTTCCACTCCGCAACATACTCCGCTGCGCTACCCAAAGTTTCGGGGCCTAGCTGGATGTCGATGGCATGAGCGAGGCAGAACGGATAGGGCTGAGAAGCCTGCGTGTCCTGCGTATCGGGATCGACCAAATGTTGAAAGAACTCCGCACTGGGCGTCCAGTCACCCATCAGACGATGCGATACCACGTCCGCCGTGACGTTTGACTGTTCTGCGATCGCTCGCGTTACCAGCCGTTTGCTCACTCCCACCCGAAACGCGCCGGTGATCAGTTTCATAATCACGAATCGGACTTCGACCGGGGTCTGTCGCCAGATCGTGAGGACTTGCGTACGCAGAGCCTCTTCGTCCAGACCTTTTAATGTCATCAATCGCTGTTCCACCCAGTGCGTCAACGAGAGGTCATCGACCATCCGTCCTGGCGGCACGATCAGCGACAGCGTCTCGGCTAGGTCTCCCACCGCATGGTAGGACTCATCAAACAGCCACGATTCAATTCCGGCCTCTTCGGCAGCCCAGACCCGCAATAGTTTGGTGGGCACCAGCCGCCGCAGTTTATTGCCCGACAGAAAATACGTTGCCCAAGCGGCGTCGGCGGGAGAAGCCGTGGCAAAGTAGTCCGCCATGGCGGCGATTTTTTCGTTGGTTTTGGTCGTGGCGTCCAGCGAATCGTATAGTGCTGCGAAGCGAATCATGGTGCGGCTCCGGTTACCGTTTGATCCGTCGTGCCGTCTTCATCGGTTTCGCTGCGATGGCGCGAGTCGATGACGTGTGCGTCGCGTCCGCGCTCTTGAAAGTAGCGGGCGACAACGGCTGAATAGCCATGGGTGACCCACAGGGTTTCGGGATCGCAGGCCTCAACGGCTTCGATCAACGAAGGCCAATCCACATGATCGCTGACCACAAACCCTCGATCCACCGAACGCCGACGGCGAGCACCTCGTACCGCCATCCAGCCACTGGCCATCGCCGTCCGAATGGGCCCAAACCGACGAATCCAAGGCGAACCATGTGCGCTGGGCACCGCCACGACCATGGCTCCACGCCAATCGTGTTTTTCGGTGATCGATCCTACATAAGTCGTCGCCGGCATCTGAACCCCGGTTTCGCGGTAGGCCTGCGTGCCCTTTTCGACCGCACCGTGCGTATAGATCGGGCCGATACTTGGATCCAGCCCGGCCAGCAACCGCTGACTTTTGCCCACAGCGTATCCGTACAGCAAGCAGCATCGACCTTCGTCGCGACTGGCACGCCACCACTGGTTGATCTGATCGGTTGTGAATGGCTCGGGCTTCCAGCGATACACCGGCAACCCAAACGTCGACTCGGTCACCAACAAATGGCAGCGCACCGGTTCCCAGCTATGGCAGGTCGGATCAACGCCCAGTTTGTAATCGCCCATCGCGACGGCGATTTTGCCGCGATGTTCCAGTCGCACCTGAGCGGAGCCCAACATATGTCCGGCGGGGTGAAAGGATATCTCAACGCCGCCCACACGGATCGACTGCCCGTAGGGAAGGAATTGAAATTCGGCGTCCTTGCTCATTCGCATCCGCAGCAAATGCTCACAGTCGACGGCTGCCAAATAGTGTTTACAGCCCCAGCGGGCATGGTCACTATGGGCGTGCGTCACCACGGCGCGATCGACGGGACGTTGCGGATCGATGTAGAAGTCGCCCGTTTTGCAGTACAGGCCACGTTCGGTCATTTGTAATAGGTCATTCATGGCGTACGTCCGTTGGGGAGGCCGCCAGGACCAGATCGTCGACGAGCTGGCTTTGCATTTGTGCCGATCGCGCCGGATCGGGCATCCGCAAAATCGCCGCGGGGTGCCAGGTCGCTACCGTACGCCGACTCCACTCCGTATGCAGAATCCGCCCGCGGTTTTGGGTGAGCCGAAAATCGCGTCCCAGCAACGCCTGTGCGGGCGTGACTCCGAGGCAAACGATGGCTTGCGGCTGGACGGCAGCCAGTTCCGCTTCCAACCAAGGGCGGCAGGCAAAAATTTCGCGTGAGTTGGGTTTGGCATGTAGGCGACGCTTGCCGCGAGTTGTGAACTTGAAATGTTTGACCACGTTTGTGACGTACACTTGCTGGCGATTTAAACCGGCCTGTGACAAAGCCTGGTCTAGTAACTGTCCGGCCGGTCCCACAAAGGGTTTTCCGCTCAGATCTTCCTGGTCACCAGGCTGTTCACCGACGATGACAAGTCGGGCTGTGGAGGGGCCTTCGCCAAACACGGTCCGAGAGGCACAGCGATGCAGGTCGCAGGCGCGACAGCCCTCTGCCGCCGTCTGCAACGATTCCAGCGTCCGTTCCTCGGGCATAAAGTGCGCCGCAGTCTGTTCAAATCCTTCACGACGATCGATCATCCCGGAAACTCGCGTCGGGGCTTCCGCCAATAAGTCGGCGATCAACTCCGTTTCCGGCATCGTGGGCCAATGCCTCACCGGCATTTCTCGTTTCATCATGGCGACCTTGACCCGGGCTGGATTAAAGATGGATGCGTAGTAAGTTTTCCACAGCTCCTCCAGTGCGTCGCCTTGGGGTGCTTCGTCGGCTGGCACCCCGTCGCCGTACCGCAGTTGATGTTGGTCCCAACAGACTGATTCATGAGGCGTCAAAATGGTCCAACACATGCCGCGAAAACGGCGGGCGAAGAAGGGAGCGGCCAGCCGGACGATGCGATGATCGGGGCGGTGCCAGGCCACGTAGGAATCGGCCTGCGTCGAAGCGTCATGTACTTTGCGAAACCGCACAAAGGCTTTCATTTTGTGAACGTCTCGCGTAACCGCTTTGTGCATCTGCTGCAGTGCATGCGTGTCGTCGTCGATACTGATCTGCAGTAACTGGGGCTCGCCGTGGGTGAGGCGCCAAACCGCCCGATACAAAATTTCCCAGCGACGCGGATCACGATGACAGGCGACCGTTTCCGCGAGCGCTAGGAACGCTTTGGGCACGTTCAGTTTTAGTGCCTCCTTCGCTTTGGGGATCTCGTCAGACGCTGGTAGAGTCGTTGCCGTGTCGAACAGGGAAGGCTGCTCATCGACTGTGGAAAAATGGACATCGCGGGGCGGCACCCCGGCGACCAACAGTTCTCTGGCTTGCCGACGCCATTGCTCATAGGTTTCGACGTGAACAAACTGCATTCAAACCTCACCAGACCGGGCTGAGGTGGCGGCATCGAAGAGCATCAACTGTTTCGATTTGGGCCGGACCTTTTGGGCTAGATTCAGTTTGTCCAATGCGGACACATTGGGGTTGTGATCCGCGGTTAACACAAACACCTTGGCTCGGTTCCAGGCCACACGCAGCTTCTTTAAGTCTTCGCTGCGGAGATTCCTGTGTTTGCGAATTGCCAGGATGCGTTTCACGCTACGCACGCCGATGCCGGGAATCCGCAACAACTCTTCGCGGCTCGCACGATTCACATCGACGGGAAAGAAGTGTCGGTTGGCCAACGCCCACGCCAACTTGGGATCGATGTCCAAAGAAAGGTTACGGTCCTTCTCGGCAACGATTTCGTCGGCTTGGAATCCGTAAAACCGCATCAGCCAATCCGCTTGGTATAGCCGATGTTCGCGGACCAGCGGTGGGGCTTGCCCGGGTAATCGGGCGTCGGCGTGCGGAATGGGGCTATAGGCGGAGTAGTACACTCGACGCAGTCGCTGGCCATCGTACAGCTCCGATGCCGTCTTGAGCACTTCGACATCGGGAGTGTCGGTGGCGCCCACGATCATCTGGGTGCTTTGTCCGGCGGGAGCGAATCCGGGGATTTTGAAACCAGCGGCCTGCTCCTGCTTGGTCTCGTCAATCTTCTCCCGAATGCCGCTCATCGCACCGACGATCTGCGGCTTTTTCTTCTCCGGCGCCAGCTGCACCAAATCGCGTTCGGTCGGCAACTCGATATTCACACTCAGACGATCCGCCCAGCGACCGGCTTCTTGGATCAAATCCTGGGCTGCGTTGGGAATCGTTTTCAAATGGATGTAGCCGCCAAAATGGTGGTCGCTGCGCAGCGATTTGGCGACGCCAATCAGCTGCTCCATCGTATAGTCGGAATTCTGGATGATCCCGGAACTGAGAAACAGACCTTCGATGTAATTACGTTTGTAAAACTCCATCGTCAACGTAACGACTTCGGCGATCGTAAAGCGGGCACGCGGCGTGTCGCTGGAAATGCGATTGACGCAGTACTGGCA from Roseimaritima ulvae includes these protein-coding regions:
- a CDS encoding UdgX family uracil-DNA binding protein (This protein belongs to the uracil DNA glycosylase superfamily, members of which act in excision repair of DNA. However, it belongs more specifically to UdgX branch, whose founding member was found to bind uracil in DNA (where it does not belong), without cleaving it, appears to promote DNA repair by a pathway involving RecA, rather than base excision.), producing MQFVHVETYEQWRRQARELLVAGVPPRDVHFSTVDEQPSLFDTATTLPASDEIPKAKEALKLNVPKAFLALAETVACHRDPRRWEILYRAVWRLTHGEPQLLQISIDDDTHALQQMHKAVTRDVHKMKAFVRFRKVHDASTQADSYVAWHRPDHRIVRLAAPFFARRFRGMCWTILTPHESVCWDQHQLRYGDGVPADEAPQGDALEELWKTYYASIFNPARVKVAMMKREMPVRHWPTMPETELIADLLAEAPTRVSGMIDRREGFEQTAAHFMPEERTLESLQTAAEGCRACDLHRCASRTVFGEGPSTARLVIVGEQPGDQEDLSGKPFVGPAGQLLDQALSQAGLNRQQVYVTNVVKHFKFTTRGKRRLHAKPNSREIFACRPWLEAELAAVQPQAIVCLGVTPAQALLGRDFRLTQNRGRILHTEWSRRTVATWHPAAILRMPDPARSAQMQSQLVDDLVLAASPTDVRHE
- a CDS encoding putative DNA modification/repair radical SAM protein, with translation MDVRAKLAILADAAKYDASCASSGSKQTRAGSQIGSTEGMGICHSYTPDGRCISLLKILLTNYCIYDCQYCVNRISSDTPRARFTIAEVVTLTMEFYKRNYIEGLFLSSGIIQNSDYTMEQLIGVAKSLRSDHHFGGYIHLKTIPNAAQDLIQEAGRWADRLSVNIELPTERDLVQLAPEKKKPQIVGAMSGIREKIDETKQEQAAGFKIPGFAPAGQSTQMIVGATDTPDVEVLKTASELYDGQRLRRVYYSAYSPIPHADARLPGQAPPLVREHRLYQADWLMRFYGFQADEIVAEKDRNLSLDIDPKLAWALANRHFFPVDVNRASREELLRIPGIGVRSVKRILAIRKHRNLRSEDLKKLRVAWNRAKVFVLTADHNPNVSALDKLNLAQKVRPKSKQLMLFDAATSARSGEV
- a CDS encoding ATP-dependent DNA ligase, with protein sequence MIRFAALYDSLDATTKTNEKIAAMADYFATASPADAAWATYFLSGNKLRRLVPTKLLRVWAAEEAGIESWLFDESYHAVGDLAETLSLIVPPGRMVDDLSLTHWVEQRLMTLKGLDEEALRTQVLTIWRQTPVEVRFVIMKLITGAFRVGVSKRLVTRAIAEQSNVTADVVSHRLMGDWTPSAEFFQHLVDPDTQDTQASQPYPFCLAHAIDIQLGPETLGSAAEYVAEWKWDGIRGQVIRRQGQSFIWSRGEELMENRWPEIESAAACLPDGTVLDGEILASLPDGQVLPFAMLQRRIGRKTVGKKLLSEVPVVFHAFDLLEHQGQDLRTTPLTQRRRQLEQLLSAVDHPHLKITDLLKANDWADWASIRGHSRQNNAEGLMLKRKDSVYDVGRVRGTWWKWKVAPYTIDAVLIYARKGHGRRASLFTDYTFALWDGEALVPFAKAYSGLTDKEIRQVDQFVRSHTQDTFGPVRSVQPQLVMELAFEGLQRSKRHKSGIATRFPRILRWRHDKQPQDANHLDDLLQLLPNET
- a CDS encoding ligase-associated DNA damage response DEXH box helicase, yielding MLQTTTPRSTPTALIDDYFHRIGWTPFRFQRSVWSAYRQGCSGLVHSATGTGKTLAVWMGPLQTWLKANPDQSRWNPKRPPPLRVLWVTPLRALAGDTEASLRAPLEALGMPWRLESRTGDSKASAKARQLKRLPTALVTTPESLSLMLTHEKLLPQLAALEGVIVDEWHELLGTKRGIQTELALARLRMLNPNLRTWGVSATLGNLPEAEESLMGVDPSVEVRRIEGYRKKRLKLESAIPKKMERFPWSGHIGIKMVPQVAELLDQVKSALVFANTRSQTERWYQHLLKQRPDWAGKIALHHGSLDTKVRRWVEDGLRDGKLRAVVCTSSLDLGVDFTAVDLVLQIGSPKGAARLLQRAGRSGHQPDAVSRLVFVPTNAIELIELAAAQQAIRSGHLEARPLLNKPLDVLAQHAVTIAVGGGFTRNKLLQEVRSTRAYQSLTAQEWEWVLKFIVQGGDALHAYPEFHRVEVVDGLYRVSLRRTISMHRMNIGTIVSDASMQVKYLKGKTLGTAEEHFLSKLNPGDRFLFAGKLVSLSRIKDNVAYVRKATGQPDSVPRWMGGRLPLSSELSAAMREKLGEAAAGKLVGREMKALRGLFAIQRRWSVLPGPQQLLIERIKTRGIHHLFVFPFEGRLVHEGLSALWAYRISRTIKTTFTMACNDYGFVLHSPHKIELDLPLARRLLNTEQLIPDILSSMNATEMAKRQFRQIARVAGLIHPGYPGQRKSTSHVQASSNLFFDVFCQYDPDNLLLEQARREVLELQLESTRLSTALDRLENCELMITDPPKPTPLAFPLLVDKLRDRVSSETLADRVRRMQDQLEKAADG
- a CDS encoding DUF421 domain-containing protein, with the translated sequence MLEKWLAAEGTELLLVLLSCLVCYAAILVYTRVAGLRSFSKMSAADFAMTIAVGSLFASTISSPSPSLILGLTAIAALYASQWLIASVRCRSKRIADWVDNEPLLLMAGRTFLDENLRRANLTRSDVHGKLREANAFNYDQVLAVIFETTGDVSVLHSPDPDSRVDMEILQDVIDADQLKDAAAALSESKSN
- a CDS encoding ligase-associated DNA damage response exonuclease, whose amino-acid sequence is MNDLLQMTERGLYCKTGDFYIDPQRPVDRAVVTHAHSDHARWGCKHYLAAVDCEHLLRMRMSKDAEFQFLPYGQSIRVGGVEISFHPAGHMLGSAQVRLEHRGKIAVAMGDYKLGVDPTCHSWEPVRCHLLVTESTFGLPVYRWKPEPFTTDQINQWWRASRDEGRCCLLYGYAVGKSQRLLAGLDPSIGPIYTHGAVEKGTQAYRETGVQMPATTYVGSITEKHDWRGAMVVAVPSAHGSPWIRRFGPIRTAMASGWMAVRGARRRRSVDRGFVVSDHVDWPSLIEAVEACDPETLWVTHGYSAVVARYFQERGRDAHVIDSRHRSETDEDGTTDQTVTGAAP
- the pdeM gene encoding ligase-associated DNA damage response endonuclease PdeM, translated to MHIDVNLQGAELQLFPQRAVFWPQHETLFVADTHLGKSTTFRRHGIPVPAGSTQATLDAISGLLETTSARQLVILGDMFHARSSLSTDVRDAVTAFFNRHAEVGRQLVRGNHDAHVGPLPAEWSIDVVSPGLLMENVALGHHPTPPPPGADLLLCGHLHPAVSLGRGQDRLGKLPCFWLSQNCLVLPAIGQFTGTHVVQLKRGERAWLIADDQLIEQQP
- a CDS encoding nucleoside deaminase, encoding MSSSQLENWMRVALRACEQGLAEGQSPFGAAIIDPDGQVVCAEYNRVDANNDPSAHAEVLAIRAACEALATTTLEDHWLVATGEPCVMCASVALTTAIRNVAFGADCRFIDSVGFKTWGITCDDVFSLAEVDLQLEGYILRQRCEALLREARPSRSI